A genome region from Hevea brasiliensis isolate MT/VB/25A 57/8 chromosome 9, ASM3005281v1, whole genome shotgun sequence includes the following:
- the LOC110650399 gene encoding LRR receptor-like serine/threonine-protein kinase RPK2, which yields MPLNSDHYHLLRGLLCKSLPVVLLVLILCNSVGLVASSVDDKQALLLFKSAITRDPLGLTSNWNPKDPDPCSWNGVTCDRLSRRVRALNLSSNNNSTCPLVSFSPTSTATNGVVGNFSLLFPCSGFNEDSSPKLAGKLSPAIGHLSQLAVLSLGFNGFYGELPLEIGQLYLLEVLDLGFNAFHGTIPVSLQNCTSLRVINLSGNRLNGTIPTFVNQFPGLQIISLSFNLLSGSIPYDLGGNCGSLEHLLLDGNSFSGSIPSSLGYCKELRSLILSSNLLQDGIPSTLGQLGNLEVLDLSRNFLSGIVPPELGNCGQLKLLVLKNNYGPLWSTDFSSSTIEEEERGEGEFNYFDGTLPDSITRLPNLHVLWAPSLNFEGEFPQNWGSSSNLKMLNLAGNYFTGAIPVSLANSKNLYFLDLSSNNLTGLLPQAFSVPCMVVFNVSRNSFTGDVTRFSNGGCSKIIKLSISYGDIVGFFSTFFYTNAVTGSGSFSFPSGGLAVLHDLSNNFFTGPVPPLLIALGSFSHRPFYGFWLSGNNLEGNIATYSFDLCLSLDGLIFDIGNNRIVGELPSFVGSSCKCMKVFNVAGNYLIGSIHRAFSHLDSLVSLNLGRNRLQGPIPSFVGWMKDLRYLSLASNNFTGAIPWELTQLSALEVLELSSNSLSGEIPPDFAKLQHLSVLRLDHNHLYGKIPSNLGNTTSLSVFDVSFNNLSGSVPLNSNLIKCENVQGNPNLQPCHTGPSSSEWEQEHSGNFSQQGASPPIGSIRRNNGAFNPIEIASVTSASVIFSVLVALILFLTCMKKFLCNSTSGQGPGRKEVVTCNDIGVHLTYENVVRATGSFNIQNCIGSGGFGATYKAEIVPGVVVAVKRLSVGRFQGVQQFAAEIRTLGRVQHPNLVKLIGYHLSESEMFLIYNYFPGGNLERFIQERTGRVVEWSMLHKIALDIARALAYLHDECVPRVLHRDIKPSNILLDNNFNAYLSDFGLARILGTSETHATTDVAGTFGYVAPEYAMTCRVSDKADVYSYGVVLLELISDKKALDPSFSSFGNGFSIVAWASMLLREGRTSDFFTPGLWDSGPHDDLVEVLHLGIMCTGESLSSRPSMKQVAQRLKRIQPATS from the coding sequence atgCCACTCAATTCTGATCACTACCATCTTCTTCGTGGTCTGCTCTGTAAATCTTTGCCTGTAGTTCTTCTTGTTCTAATTCTGTGCAATTCAGTTGGGTTGGTCGCTTCAAGTGTTGATGATAAGCAGGCATTGCTGCTGTTCAAGTCTGCCATCACTAGAGATCCATTAGGGCTCACCTCCAATTGGAACCCTAAGGATCCAGACCCTTGTTCCTGGAATGGCGTTACCTGCGACCGTCTTTCCCGTCGAGTCAGAGCCCTTAATCTCTCCTCCAATAACAATTCTACCTGCCCTCTTGTTTCTTTTTCTCCAACTTCAACAGCGACAAATGGTGTAGTGGGTAACTTCTCTTTGCTATTTCCTTGCTCAGGGTTTAACGAAGACTCGTCACCAAAATTGGCTGGAAAATTGTCGCCTGCAATTGGCCATCTCTCTCAGCTTGCAGTCTTGTCTCTTGGGTTTAATGGGTTTTATGGAGAGCTGCCTTTGGAGATTGGCCAGCTTTACCTGTTAGAGGTTCTTGACTTGGGTTTTAATGCTTTTCACGGGACTATACCGGTTTCCCTCCAAAATTGCACGTCATTGCGCGTTATTAATCTCTCTGGGAATCGATTAAATGGTACAATTCCTACATTTGTTAATCAATTTCCGGGTTTGCAAATTATTTCGCTTTCCTTTAATTTGTTGAGCGGTTCCATTCCGTATGATTTGGGCGGCAATTGTGGGAGCCTTGAGCATCTTCTTCTTGATGGGAATTCATTCTCGGGTTCAATTCCTTCTAGTCTAGGGTATTGCAAAGAGCTTCGGTCTTTGATTCTCTCTTCAAATTTGTTGCAAGATGGTATTCCTTCGACCCTTGGGCAATTGGGAAATCTtgaagtgcttgacttgtctagAAATTTCTTAAGTGGGATTGTACCGCCCGAGTTGGGCAACTGTGGGCAGTTAAAGCTGCTTGTCCTAAAAAATAACTATGGTCCCCTGTGGTCAACAGATTTTTCAAGTTCGACAATTGAAGAAGAGGAGCGTGGGGAGGGGGAGTTTAACTATTTTGATGGCACGTTGCCTGATAGTATTACAAGGCTACCCAATCTCCATGTGCTTTGGGCCCCAAGCTTAAACTTTGAGGGCGAGTTTCCACAGAATTGGGGGTCTTCTTCTAACTTGAAGATGCTGAATTTGGCAGGAAATTACTTCACTGGAGCAATCCCTGTGTCCCTTGCTAATAGTAAGAACTTGTACTTTCTCGATTTGAGTTCCAATAACTTGACTGGGTTGCTTCCACAAGCATTTTCTGTTCCATGTATGGTTGTTTTTAACGTTAGCAGGAACTCTTTTACTGGAGACGTTACGAGATTTTCTAATGGCGGGTGTTCCAAGATTATTAAGTTGTCCATTTCATATGGTGATATTGTTGGCTTCTTCTCTACTTTCTTTTACACAAATGCTGTGACGGGCAGTGGTTCATTCTCTTTTCCTTCTGGTGGTTTGGCTGTATTACATGATTTGAGCAACAACTTTTTCACCGGGCCAGTTCCTCCCCTGTTGATTGCTTTGGGAAGTTTTTCTCATAGGCCCTTCTATGGTTTTTggttgagtgggaataatcttgAGGGCAATATTGCAACTTATTCCTTTGATTTGTGTCTTAGTTTAGATGGCTTGATTTTTGATATTGGTAACAATAGAATTGTTGGTGAACTCCCTTCTTTTGTGGGAAGCAGTTGCAAATGCATGAAAGTTTTCAATGTGGCAGGAAACTATTTAATTGGTTCAATTCATCGTGCCTTTAGTCATTTGGATTCCCTAGTTAGTCTTAACCTCGGTAGAAACAGATTACAAGGTCCCATTCCTTCCTTTGTTGGTTGGATGAAGGATTTGAGGTATTTGTCGCTTGCCAGCAATAACTTTACTGGTGCAATACCTTGGGAGTTGACTCAACTGTCTGCATTAGAGGTTTTGGAACTTTCTTCAAATTCCCTTTCAGGAGAGATACCGCCTGATTTTGCAAAACTTCAACATCTTAGTGTACTGCGGTTAGATCATAACCACTTATATGGAAAGATACCATCCAACCTTGGGAATACAACTTCACTCTCGGTATTTGATGTATCTTTCAACAATTTGTCTGGATCTGTACCTTTGAATTCAAACTTAATTAAATGTGAAAATGTGCAAGGAAATCCTAACCTTCAGCCATGTCATACTGGTCCATCATCCTCTGAATGGGAACAGGAGCATTCTGGTAATTTTTCCCAACAAGGAGCCAGTCCTCCCATTGGAAGCATACGGAGGAATAATGGTGCTTTCAATCCGATTGAAATTGCCTCGGTTACTTCAGCCTCAGTTATTTTCTCTGTTCTAGTAGCATTAATTCTCTTCCTCACATGCATGAAGAAATTTTTATGCAATTCTACATCTGGCCAAGGGCCAGGCAGGAAAGAAGTTGTAACTTGCAATGATATTGGTGTACATTTGACGTATGAAAATGTTGTGAGGGCTACTGGGAGTTTCAATATTCAGAATTGCATCGGAAGTGGAGGTTTTGGTGCCACATACAAAGCTGAGATTGTTCCTGGAGTTGTGGTAGCAGTAAAGCGGCTATCAGTTGGCAGATTTCAAGGTGTTCAACAGTTTGCAGCTGAGATCAGAACTCTAGGAAGGGTGCAGCATCCAAATCTTGTAAAGCTGATAGGTTACCATCTAAGCGAGTCAGAAATGTTCCTAATCTACAACTACTTTCCTGGCGGCAATCTAGAGAGATTCATCCAGGAGCGAACAGGGAGGGTTGTGGAATGGAGCATGCTTCACAAGATTGCTCTTGATATTGCACGTGCCCTTGCTTATTTGCATGATGAGTGTGTCCCTCGGGTGTTACACCGTGATATTAAACCAAGCAACATATTGCTGGACAACAATTTTAATGCATATCTTTCTGACTTTGGCCTTGCACGTATTTTGGGTACTTCTGAGACACATGCAACAACTGATGTTGCTGGGACTTTTGGATATGTTGCCCCTGAATATGCAATGACATGCCGTGTTTC